CATGGCAATCGTCGTCGCGCTGACCATCGTGCAGTTCCGCTTCGTCGAACGCAGGGTGCAATATTCATGATCGAGAACCGGCGCGGCTTCGATATCTTTTGTCACGCGGTGCTGATACTCGGCGTCGCGCTGATCGTGTTTCCGGTTTATGTCGCGTTTTGCGCGGCCACGATGAGCGCGAAGGAAGTCTTCAGCGTGCCGCTTTCGCTCGTGCCGAGCACGCATCTCTTCGAGAACGTCGCGCATATCTGGACGCACGGCAGCGGCAACGCGGCTGCGCCGTTCGGACGAATGCTTGTCAACAGTCTCGTGATGGCGCTCGTCATCTCCATCGGCAAGATCGCGGTGTCGATCATCTCGGCGTATGCCATCGTGTTCTTCCGCTTCCCGATGAAGAACCTCGCGTTCTGGCTCATCTTCATCACGCTGATGCTGCCCGTCGAAGTGCGCATCTTTCCGACGGTGCAGGTCGTGTCGTCGATGCATCTCGCGAACACGTATGCGGGCTTGACGCTGCCGCTCATCGCCTCGGCGACGGCCACGTTCCTCTTCCGCCAGTTCTTCATGACGCTGCCAGACGAGTTGATGGAAGCGGCGCGCATCGACGGTGCGGGGCCGCTGCGCTTTTTCTGGGACGTGGTGCTGCCGCTTTCGAAGACGAACATTGCGGCGCTTTTCGTCATCACGTTCATCTATGGCTGGAACCAGTATCTCTGGCCCATTTTGATCACCAATGAGCAGTCGCTGCAAACGGCGGTGGTCGGCATCAAGAGCATGATCGCCTCGGGCGATACCGCGACCGAGTGGCACCTCGTCATGAGCGCGACG
This Caballeronia sp. LZ062 DNA region includes the following protein-coding sequences:
- the ugpE gene encoding sn-glycerol-3-phosphate ABC transporter permease UgpE, giving the protein MIENRRGFDIFCHAVLILGVALIVFPVYVAFCAATMSAKEVFSVPLSLVPSTHLFENVAHIWTHGSGNAAAPFGRMLVNSLVMALVISIGKIAVSIISAYAIVFFRFPMKNLAFWLIFITLMLPVEVRIFPTVQVVSSMHLANTYAGLTLPLIASATATFLFRQFFMTLPDELMEAARIDGAGPLRFFWDVVLPLSKTNIAALFVITFIYGWNQYLWPILITNEQSLQTAVVGIKSMIASGDTATEWHLVMSATLLAMLPPLVVVLTMQRWFVRGLVDAEK